A region of Candidatus Methylomirabilota bacterium DNA encodes the following proteins:
- a CDS encoding MBL fold metallo-hydrolase, translating to MDEGAIYLRQMELGPMQNFVYFIGDPLARECVVVDPAWEIDTIVDTAQADGFAITGALVTHTHQDHVGGSLSDWGMSGRIPGVEDLLEKVRAKVYVHKAEREFLTGFGSDLVKVDNHDTLQIGRLTLSFLHTPGHTPGSQCFLVDGRLVSGDTLFIGSCGRTDLPGSDPSEMYYSLTQRLAALPDDTILLPGHNYGGPSSTLGAEKRQNPFLRFASLGDFLRVMGGGSRIVTP from the coding sequence GTGGACGAGGGGGCGATCTATCTCAGGCAGATGGAGCTGGGGCCGATGCAGAACTTCGTCTACTTCATCGGCGACCCGCTGGCCCGCGAATGCGTCGTCGTCGACCCCGCCTGGGAAATCGACACGATCGTCGACACCGCCCAGGCCGACGGCTTCGCCATCACGGGCGCGCTGGTCACCCACACCCATCAGGACCACGTCGGTGGGAGTCTCTCGGACTGGGGAATGTCCGGGCGCATTCCCGGCGTGGAAGACCTGCTGGAGAAGGTCCGGGCCAAGGTCTACGTGCACAAGGCCGAGCGCGAGTTCCTCACGGGCTTCGGCTCCGACCTCGTCAAGGTGGACAACCACGACACGCTCCAGATCGGCCGGCTCACGCTGAGCTTTCTGCACACGCCCGGCCACACGCCGGGCTCTCAGTGCTTCCTGGTCGACGGCCGGCTGGTCTCGGGCGACACGCTCTTCATCGGCTCCTGTGGCCGCACCGATCTGCCCGGGAGCGATCCCAGCGAGATGTACTACTCGCTGACGCAGCGACTGGCGGCGCTGCCCGACGATACGATCTTGCTGCCCGGCCACAACTACGGCGGCCCATCCTCCACCCTCGGCGCCGAGAAGCGCCAGAATCCGTTCCTGCGCTTCGCGTCGCTGGGCGACTTCCTCAGAGTGATGGGCGGCGGCAGCCGGATCGTCACTCCGTAA